The Xanthomonas sp. CFBP 8443 genome has a window encoding:
- a CDS encoding DNA topoisomerase IB, with protein MSKASRSTPAVEAARELQSKQAASSAGLVYVSDTEPGIVRRRVGKGFSYRMPDGSPVRDAQTLQRIRQLAIPPAYTEVWICAKANGHIQATGRDARRRKQYRYHADWAQVRGDGKFERIMAFGQALPRLRRRLRRDLALPGYPRDKVLAMVVALMAETLVRVGNAEYARSNRSYGLTTLRNRHLEFVKGGRARLKFRGKGGQEHDIEVDDAHLVKLIRGCQQLPGQALFQYRDDDGTLQPVDSGEVNDYLREAMGESFTAKDFRTWGGTRAALQRLAQLPLPEPSSERALKQAQNAVIREVADALGNTPAVCRKAYIDPCVFDGWRCGELHGLCERVRGERQWDLATLKYLAQARTVSRKAAKAAGKKVVGAKAAARAAGVTAARATAAGAKTARPARPRRTGGTAAKKAAAPRKRA; from the coding sequence ATGAGCAAGGCTTCCCGCTCCACCCCCGCCGTCGAGGCGGCCCGCGAGTTGCAGTCCAAGCAGGCCGCCAGCAGCGCCGGCCTGGTCTACGTCAGCGACACCGAGCCGGGCATCGTCCGCCGCCGCGTCGGCAAGGGATTCAGCTACCGGATGCCCGACGGCAGCCCGGTGCGCGATGCGCAGACCCTGCAGCGCATCCGCCAGCTGGCGATCCCGCCGGCCTATACCGAGGTGTGGATCTGCGCCAAGGCCAACGGCCACATCCAGGCCACCGGCCGCGACGCCCGGCGGCGCAAGCAGTACCGCTACCACGCCGACTGGGCGCAGGTGCGCGGCGACGGCAAGTTCGAACGGATCATGGCCTTCGGCCAGGCGCTGCCGCGGCTGCGCCGGCGCCTGCGCCGCGACCTGGCGCTGCCGGGCTACCCGCGCGACAAGGTGCTGGCGATGGTGGTGGCGCTGATGGCCGAGACCCTGGTGCGCGTCGGCAATGCCGAGTACGCGCGCAGCAACCGCTCCTACGGCCTGACCACGCTGCGCAACCGCCACCTGGAGTTCGTCAAGGGCGGCCGCGCGCGGCTGAAGTTCCGCGGCAAGGGCGGCCAGGAGCACGACATCGAGGTCGACGACGCGCACCTGGTCAAGCTGATCCGCGGCTGCCAGCAATTGCCGGGGCAGGCGCTGTTCCAGTACCGCGACGACGATGGGACCTTGCAGCCGGTGGATTCGGGCGAGGTCAACGACTACCTGCGCGAGGCGATGGGCGAGAGCTTCACCGCCAAGGACTTCCGCACCTGGGGCGGTACCCGCGCCGCGCTGCAGCGCCTGGCGCAGCTGCCGTTGCCCGAGCCCAGCAGCGAGCGCGCGCTGAAGCAGGCTCAGAATGCGGTGATCCGCGAGGTCGCCGACGCGCTGGGCAATACCCCGGCGGTGTGCCGCAAGGCCTACATCGATCCGTGCGTGTTCGACGGCTGGCGCTGCGGCGAGCTGCACGGGCTGTGCGAGCGTGTGCGCGGCGAGCGGCAGTGGGACCTGGCGACGCTGAAATACCTGGCGCAGGCGCGCACGGTCAGCCGCAAGGCGGCCAAGGCCGCCGGCAAGAAGGTGGTGGGTGCCAAGGCGGCGGCGCGGGCGGCCGGTGTAACGGCGGCGAGGGCAACGGCGGCCGGCGCCAAGACAGCGCGGCCGGCGCGCCCGCGCCGCACGGGCGGCACGGCGGCGAAAAAAGCCGCTGCCCCGCGCAAGCGGGCCTGA
- a CDS encoding I78 family peptidase inhibitor translates to MSNFLSSRPSARVGLLGAACLALALAACTAPPPDEQEQVAAKAQQAAEQAAKPNPASAPEAPPVGTCDASQAQGLVGQAAEQALVDQARIDTGSKSVRVLTPNQMVTMEFNGERLNIEVDAKNVVTGVRCG, encoded by the coding sequence ATGAGCAATTTCCTTTCTTCTCGTCCGTCCGCGCGTGTCGGCCTGCTCGGCGCGGCGTGCCTGGCGCTGGCATTGGCCGCGTGTACCGCGCCGCCGCCGGACGAGCAGGAACAGGTCGCCGCCAAGGCGCAACAGGCCGCCGAACAGGCCGCCAAGCCCAATCCGGCCAGCGCGCCGGAGGCCCCGCCGGTCGGCACCTGCGACGCGTCGCAGGCGCAGGGCCTGGTCGGGCAGGCGGCGGAACAGGCGCTGGTGGACCAGGCACGGATCGACACCGGTTCCAAGAGCGTGCGGGTGCTGACCCCGAACCAGATGGTGACGATGGAATTCAATGGCGAGCGCCTGAACATCGAGGTCGACGCCAAGAACGTGGTCACCGGCGTGCGCTGCGGCTGA
- the gltB gene encoding glutamate synthase large subunit, with the protein MAPRNRHGLYDPQDERDACGFGMVAQLDDQPSRALVDTAIAALSRMTHRGGVAADGLTGDGCGLLIRKPDAFLRALARDAGIAVGARFAAGQVFMPRDDADAAARCRQVLEEELVRAGAQPRGWRVTPTDDSVCGQLAKDTLPHIEQVFVDAGAEHSEDAFALALFLARRRAEQRLRDVADFYVTTLSPNGISYKGMVLPDKLSTFYPDLQRSDLASSAIVFHQRFSTNTLPRWPLAHPFRLLAHNGEINTIEGNRHWAQARSKVWKTPRFDIAEFDPVISMHGSDSQSLDNMLELLVAGGMDLLQALRILVPPATQSLEFKDADLAAFYEFYGLNTEPWDGPAGIVACDGRYAACMLDRNGLRPARWMLTSDRHFLVASEAGVWELPAERVTRKGKLGPGEMMAIDLKRGDLLDSDAIDRINRGRAPYKQWLQQGVTYLQTELIDPSLVEEPFDERTLRSYHKLFQLSTEEVEQVLRPLAETEQEATGSMGDDTPMAVLSRHTRPLYDYFRQAFAQVTNPPIDPLREDCVMSLTTQLGKETNIFHAGPETVNHVILNSPVLSQRKLRQLLKMEQYQSRNAQIDLSYSVEEGLEAGLRRICAEAEQAARDGKVMLLLTDRYPVPERPMAHALLATGAVHHHLSRVGLRCDVNLIIETGTARDPHHMACLLGFGATAVYPYLAYQTLFDLGRRGILLLKKGGEQAQIGRKYRKGIYKGLSKIISKMGICTIASYRGAQLFEIVGLDPDVVRLCFPDTASRIGGVNLARLDTEARQLNARAWNDLLKPEVGGLLKYVHGGEYHMYNPDVVMTLQRATRSGEQADWAAYAEAVHSRPPSALRDLLQLKRAEVPTPLDEVAPAADLLRRFDTAAISLGALSPEAHEALAIAMNRLGGRSNSGEGGEDPARYGTEKRSKIKQVASGRFGVTPEYLVNAEVLQIKVAQGAKPGEGGQLPGHKVNELIARLRYAKPGIGLISPPPHHDIYSIEDLAQLIYDLKQVNPTALVSVKLVSHAGVGTIAAGVVKAGADLITVSGHDGGTGASPVSSIRYAGVPWELGVAESHQALVANNLRDRTILQTDGGLKTGLDVVKAAILGADSFGFGTGPMIVLGCKYLRICHLNNCATGVATQDERLRANHFVGLPERVENFFKLLSEEVRQWLSYLGARSLDEIIGRTELLEQLDVSPRKGVRVDLSRLLKDVRYDGSHCAAQRLYESPDSLATQMDGLLADAIANKTGGDHRFLIHNTDRSIGARLSGAIARVHGNHGMDDAPLTLRFRGSAGQSFGAFNAGGLQLELEGEANDYVGKGMAGGRLVVRPPRGARFEARNTAIIGNTCLYGATGGELYAAGRAGERFGVRNSGALAVIEGAGDHCCEYMTDGIVLVLGKVGLNFGAGFTGGLAYVLDVDRDFVDRYNHELIDIHRISAEGFESHRQHLHKLISRHRELTGSIWAQQILDEFRDYVGKFWLVKPKAASIESLTESLRRAA; encoded by the coding sequence ATGGCCCCCCGCAACCGCCACGGGCTCTACGACCCCCAAGACGAGCGCGATGCCTGTGGTTTCGGCATGGTCGCCCAGCTCGACGACCAACCTTCGCGGGCACTGGTCGACACCGCCATCGCCGCGCTGTCGCGGATGACCCACCGTGGCGGCGTCGCCGCCGACGGCCTGACCGGCGACGGCTGCGGCCTGCTGATCCGCAAACCCGATGCGTTCCTGCGCGCGCTGGCGCGCGACGCCGGCATCGCGGTGGGCGCGCGCTTCGCCGCCGGCCAGGTGTTCATGCCGCGCGACGACGCGGATGCCGCCGCGCGCTGCCGCCAGGTGCTGGAAGAGGAACTGGTCCGCGCCGGCGCGCAGCCGCGCGGCTGGCGCGTCACCCCCACCGACGATTCGGTGTGCGGGCAGCTGGCCAAGGACACCTTGCCGCACATCGAGCAGGTGTTCGTCGATGCCGGCGCCGAGCACAGCGAAGACGCCTTCGCCCTGGCCCTGTTCCTGGCGCGCCGCCGCGCCGAGCAGCGCCTGCGCGATGTCGCCGACTTCTACGTCACCACGCTCTCGCCCAACGGCATCAGCTACAAGGGCATGGTGCTGCCGGACAAGCTCAGCACCTTCTACCCGGACCTGCAGCGCAGCGACCTGGCGTCCAGCGCCATCGTCTTCCACCAGCGCTTCTCGACCAACACGCTGCCGCGCTGGCCGCTGGCGCACCCGTTCCGGCTGCTCGCGCACAACGGCGAGATCAACACCATCGAGGGCAACCGGCACTGGGCGCAGGCGCGCAGCAAGGTGTGGAAGACCCCGCGCTTCGACATCGCCGAATTCGACCCGGTGATCTCGATGCACGGCTCCGATTCGCAGAGCCTGGACAACATGCTCGAGCTGCTGGTCGCCGGCGGCATGGACCTGCTGCAGGCGCTGCGCATCCTGGTGCCGCCGGCGACCCAGTCGCTGGAGTTCAAGGACGCCGACCTGGCCGCGTTCTACGAGTTCTACGGGCTCAACACCGAGCCGTGGGACGGCCCGGCCGGCATCGTCGCCTGCGACGGCCGCTACGCCGCGTGCATGCTCGACCGCAACGGGCTGCGCCCGGCACGCTGGATGCTGACCTCCGACCGCCATTTCCTGGTCGCCTCCGAGGCCGGCGTGTGGGAACTGCCGGCCGAGCGCGTGACCCGCAAGGGCAAGCTCGGCCCGGGCGAAATGATGGCCATCGACCTCAAGCGCGGCGACCTGCTCGACTCGGACGCGATCGACCGCATCAACCGCGGCCGCGCCCCGTACAAACAGTGGCTGCAGCAGGGCGTGACCTACCTGCAGACCGAACTGATCGACCCGTCGCTGGTCGAGGAGCCGTTCGACGAGCGCACCCTGCGCAGCTACCACAAGCTGTTCCAGCTCAGCACCGAGGAAGTGGAGCAGGTGCTGCGGCCGCTGGCCGAGACCGAGCAGGAAGCCACCGGCTCGATGGGCGACGACACCCCGATGGCGGTGCTCAGCCGCCACACCCGGCCGCTGTACGACTACTTCCGCCAGGCGTTCGCGCAGGTCACCAACCCGCCGATCGATCCGTTGCGCGAAGACTGCGTGATGTCGCTGACCACCCAGCTCGGCAAGGAGACCAACATCTTCCATGCCGGCCCGGAGACGGTGAACCACGTCATCCTCAATTCGCCGGTGCTCAGCCAGCGCAAGCTGCGCCAGCTGCTGAAGATGGAGCAGTACCAGAGCCGCAACGCGCAGATCGACCTGTCCTACAGCGTCGAGGAAGGCCTCGAAGCCGGCCTGCGCCGCATCTGCGCCGAGGCCGAACAGGCCGCGCGCGACGGCAAGGTCATGCTGCTGCTGACCGACCGCTACCCGGTGCCGGAACGGCCGATGGCGCATGCACTGCTGGCCACCGGCGCGGTGCACCATCACCTCTCGCGGGTGGGCCTGCGCTGCGACGTCAACCTGATCATCGAGACCGGCACCGCGCGCGATCCGCACCACATGGCCTGCCTGCTCGGCTTCGGCGCCACCGCGGTGTATCCGTACCTGGCCTACCAGACCCTGTTCGACCTGGGCCGGCGCGGCATCCTGCTGCTGAAGAAGGGCGGCGAACAGGCGCAGATCGGCCGCAAGTACCGCAAGGGCATCTACAAGGGCCTGTCCAAGATCATCTCCAAGATGGGCATCTGCACCATCGCCAGCTACCGCGGCGCGCAGTTGTTCGAGATCGTCGGGCTGGACCCGGACGTGGTCCGGCTGTGCTTCCCGGACACCGCCTCGCGCATCGGCGGGGTGAACCTGGCGCGGCTGGACACCGAGGCGCGGCAGCTCAACGCGCGCGCCTGGAACGACCTGCTCAAGCCGGAAGTGGGCGGGCTGCTGAAGTACGTGCACGGCGGCGAGTACCACATGTACAACCCGGACGTGGTCATGACCCTGCAGCGCGCCACGCGCAGCGGCGAGCAGGCCGATTGGGCCGCCTACGCCGAGGCGGTGCATTCGCGCCCGCCGTCGGCGCTGCGCGACCTGCTGCAGCTCAAGCGCGCCGAGGTGCCGACCCCGCTGGACGAGGTCGCCCCGGCCGCGGACCTGCTGCGCCGCTTCGACACCGCCGCGATCAGCCTGGGCGCGCTGTCGCCGGAGGCGCACGAGGCGCTGGCGATCGCGATGAACCGCCTCGGCGGGCGCAGCAATTCCGGCGAAGGCGGCGAAGACCCGGCGCGCTACGGCACCGAGAAGCGTTCCAAGATCAAACAGGTGGCCTCCGGCCGCTTCGGCGTCACCCCCGAATACCTGGTCAACGCCGAAGTGCTGCAGATCAAGGTCGCGCAGGGTGCCAAGCCCGGCGAAGGCGGCCAGTTGCCCGGGCACAAGGTCAACGAACTGATCGCGCGGCTGCGCTACGCCAAGCCGGGCATCGGCCTGATCTCGCCGCCGCCGCACCACGACATCTATTCGATCGAGGACCTGGCGCAGCTGATCTACGACCTCAAGCAGGTCAACCCGACCGCGCTGGTGTCGGTGAAGCTGGTCAGCCATGCCGGCGTGGGCACCATCGCCGCCGGCGTGGTCAAGGCCGGCGCCGACCTGATCACCGTGTCCGGCCACGATGGCGGCACCGGCGCCAGCCCGGTCAGCTCGATCCGCTATGCGGGCGTGCCGTGGGAACTGGGCGTGGCCGAGTCGCACCAGGCGCTGGTCGCCAACAACCTGCGCGACCGCACCATTCTGCAGACCGACGGCGGCCTGAAGACCGGCCTGGACGTGGTCAAAGCCGCGATCCTGGGCGCGGACAGCTTCGGCTTCGGCACCGGCCCGATGATCGTGCTGGGCTGCAAGTACCTGCGCATCTGCCACCTCAACAACTGCGCCACCGGCGTGGCCACCCAGGACGAGCGGCTGCGCGCCAACCACTTCGTCGGCCTGCCCGAGCGGGTGGAGAACTTCTTCAAACTGCTGTCCGAGGAAGTGCGGCAGTGGCTGTCGTACCTGGGCGCGCGCTCGCTGGACGAGATCATCGGCCGTACCGAACTGCTCGAGCAGTTGGACGTGTCGCCGCGTAAAGGCGTGCGCGTGGACCTGTCGCGGTTGCTCAAGGACGTGCGCTACGACGGCAGCCACTGCGCGGCGCAGCGCCTGTACGAATCGCCGGACAGCCTGGCCACGCAGATGGACGGCCTGCTCGCCGACGCGATCGCCAATAAGACCGGCGGCGACCACCGTTTCCTGATCCACAACACCGACCGCTCGATCGGCGCGCGCCTGTCCGGCGCCATCGCCCGCGTGCACGGCAACCACGGCATGGACGATGCGCCGCTGACCCTGCGCTTCCGCGGTTCGGCCGGGCAGAGCTTCGGCGCGTTCAACGCCGGCGGCCTGCAGCTGGAGCTGGAAGGCGAGGCCAACGACTACGTCGGCAAGGGCATGGCCGGCGGCCGCTTGGTGGTGCGTCCGCCGCGCGGCGCGCGCTTCGAGGCGCGCAACACCGCGATCATCGGCAACACCTGCCTGTACGGCGCCACCGGCGGCGAGCTGTACGCCGCCGGCCGCGCCGGCGAGCGCTTCGGCGTGCGCAACTCCGGCGCGCTGGCGGTGATCGAAGGCGCCGGCGACCACTGCTGCGAATACATGACCGACGGCATCGTGCTGGTGCTGGGCAAGGTCGGACTGAACTTCGGCGCCGGCTTCACCGGCGGGCTGGCCTACGTGCTCGACGTGGACCGCGATTTCGTCGACCGCTACAACCACGAGCTGATCGACATCCATCGCATCTCCGCCGAAGGCTTCGAGAGCCACCGCCAGCACCTGCACAAGCTGATCAGCCGCCACCGTGAACTGACCGGCAGCATCTGGGCGCAGCAGATCCTCGACGAATTCCGCGACTACGTCGGCAAGTTCTGGCTGGTCAAACCGAAGGCGGCGAGCATCGAGTCGCTGACCGAGTCGCTGCGGCGCGCTGCCTGA
- a CDS encoding FAD-dependent oxidoreductase codes for MSRKQAFQFLDLPRQMPQRIPVELRTSGDWNELYGKFDKADAQYQAGRCLDCGNPYCSWKCPVHNAIPQWLQLVQENRIEEAAALCHSTNPLPEVCGRVCPQDRLCEGSCTLEEFGAVTIGAVEKYIVDTALNNGWRPDLSQVQATGKRVAVIGAGPAGLSCADRLVRAGIHAVVYDRYEQIGGLLQFGIPSFKLDKSVIGKRREVLEGMGVEFRLGVEIGRDVSLEQLLGEYDAVFLGTGAYRYTDGGLAGQDLPGVLPALPFLVQNSRIVGGNDPWGRPIAGWEDTIALPDLSGKRVVVLGGGDTGMDCVRSAIRLGAAKVTCAYRRDEANMPGSAREVANAREEGVRFLFNRQPLAVEADAAGKLAGVRVVQTRLGEPDAQGRQAAVPVEGSESLLDADVVIIAFGFSPSVPEWLAAQGVEGTANGRILAGGSDPDGSGRLPYQTTNPKLFAGGDAVRGADLVVTAVAEGRDAAASIAEWIGNRLPVTTQAAA; via the coding sequence ATGAGCCGCAAACAAGCCTTCCAGTTCCTCGACCTGCCCCGGCAGATGCCGCAGCGCATCCCGGTGGAACTGCGTACGTCCGGCGACTGGAACGAGCTGTACGGCAAGTTCGACAAGGCCGACGCGCAGTACCAGGCCGGGCGCTGCCTGGATTGCGGCAATCCGTATTGCAGCTGGAAATGCCCGGTGCACAACGCGATCCCGCAGTGGCTGCAGCTGGTGCAGGAGAACCGCATCGAGGAAGCCGCGGCGCTGTGCCACAGCACCAACCCGCTGCCGGAAGTGTGCGGCCGGGTGTGCCCGCAGGACCGCCTGTGCGAAGGCAGCTGCACGCTGGAGGAATTCGGCGCGGTCACCATCGGCGCGGTGGAGAAGTACATCGTCGACACCGCGCTCAACAACGGCTGGCGTCCCGACCTGAGCCAGGTCCAGGCCACCGGCAAGCGCGTGGCGGTGATCGGCGCCGGCCCGGCCGGGCTCAGCTGCGCAGACCGCCTGGTCCGCGCCGGCATCCATGCGGTGGTGTACGACCGCTACGAGCAGATCGGCGGCCTGCTGCAGTTCGGCATCCCCAGCTTCAAGCTCGACAAGAGCGTGATCGGCAAGCGCCGCGAGGTGCTCGAAGGCATGGGCGTGGAGTTCCGCCTGGGCGTGGAGATCGGCCGCGACGTGAGCCTGGAGCAGTTGCTCGGCGAATACGATGCGGTGTTCCTCGGCACCGGCGCCTACCGCTACACCGACGGCGGCCTGGCCGGCCAGGACCTGCCCGGGGTGCTGCCGGCGCTGCCGTTCCTGGTGCAGAACAGCCGCATCGTCGGCGGCAACGACCCGTGGGGCCGGCCGATCGCCGGCTGGGAAGACACCATCGCGCTGCCGGACTTGAGCGGCAAGCGTGTGGTCGTGCTCGGCGGCGGCGACACCGGCATGGACTGCGTGCGCAGCGCGATCCGCCTGGGCGCGGCCAAGGTCACCTGCGCCTACCGCCGCGACGAGGCCAACATGCCCGGCTCGGCGCGCGAAGTGGCCAACGCCCGCGAGGAAGGCGTGCGCTTCCTGTTCAACCGCCAGCCGCTGGCGGTGGAAGCCGATGCGGCCGGCAAGCTGGCCGGCGTGCGCGTGGTGCAGACCCGCCTGGGCGAACCCGATGCGCAGGGCCGCCAGGCCGCGGTGCCGGTCGAAGGCAGCGAATCGCTGCTGGACGCGGACGTGGTCATCATCGCCTTCGGCTTCTCTCCCAGCGTGCCGGAATGGCTGGCCGCGCAGGGCGTGGAAGGCACCGCCAACGGCCGTATCCTGGCCGGCGGCAGCGATCCCGATGGCAGCGGCCGCCTGCCCTACCAGACCACCAATCCCAAGCTGTTCGCCGGCGGCGACGCGGTGCGCGGCGCCGACCTGGTGGTGACCGCCGTGGCCGAAGGCCGCGATGCGGCCGCGAGCATCGCCGAATGGATCGGCAACCGCCTGCCGGTGACCACCCAGGCCGCCGCCTGA